The following is a genomic window from Burkholderia oklahomensis C6786.
GCTTCGTGCTGAAGACGGACGCGCCCTCGACCGGCATCATGGCGACCGACTGGGCGGAAAACCGCGCGAACATCCCCGACGACTGGTTTCGCCGCACGATCGGCCGCGTGATCGATTTCGCCTATTCGTCGGGCACCCGCGATCGCTTCCGCACGCTCGTCACGCGCACCTCGGGCGGCAATACCGACATCTCGATCACGCATAGCGCGATGGAAGAGAAGCTGACGGGCGCGCAGGGCGGCACGTCGTCGCGCTGGGAGGAGCGTCCGCGCAACCCGGTGCTCGAAGCGGTGTTTCTCGCGAAGCTGATGGAGAAATTCGGTCTGACCGATGCGCAGGCGAAGCAGTTGCTCGCCGATGCGCGCCCGGCGACGGCGCCCGCGACCGTCGTCGGCACCGATGCCGGCGCGTCGACGCTCGATCTGGCTGAATCGTTCGACCGCGCGTGGCTGCGTGTCGGCCTTGCGCTCGACCGGACGAACTTCACGGTCGACAACCGCGATCGCGCGAAGGGCCTCTACTACGTGCGCTATGCGAATTCGATGGAAGAGCTGAAGCGCGACGGCCTGTTCGGCAAGCTGTTCTACGGCGGTCCGACGGCCGCGAAGCAGGGCAAGGAGTTCCTCGTCAACGTGCGTCCGCAGGGCGACGCGAAGACGCAAGTGGCCGTCGTCGACGCGAACGGCCAGATCGACAGCTCGTCCGACGCGCAGCGGCTCATCTCGCTGCTGCACGCGCAGTTGAACTAAGCGCGTGCGATTCGCGAGCCTCGGAAGCGGCAGCGAAGGAAATGCGCTCGTTGTCGAAGCGTCGAATGGCGCGACGACGACGCGCGTCCTGCTCGACTGCGGCTTCTCGGCGAAAGAGCTCGAACGCCGGCTCGCGCGCCTCGATTTGCGCGTCGACGAGCTCGACGCGATCCTCGTTACCCACGAACACGGCGACCACGTCGGCTGCGCGCTGACGCTCGCCCGCCGCGCATCGCTGCCGCTGTACATGAGCTGGGGCACCGCGCGCGCGGTCGGCGCGGACGACGCCGACGTCGACCTCCACGTCCTCTGGAGCGGCGACGAGGCGGCGCTCGGCGATCTGTGCGTGCTGCCCTATACGGTCCCGCACGACGCGCGCGAGCCGCTCCAGTTTGTCTTCAGCGACGGCGCGGCGCGCCTCGGCGTGCTGACTGACGTCGGCATGTCGACGCCGCACATCGGCGCCGTCCTGGGCGGCTGTGACGGTCTCGTGCTCGAAGCGAACCACGATGTCGCGATGCTCGCGGCGAGCCGCTACCCGGCGTCGCTGAAGGCGCGTATCGGCGGCCCCCGCGGCCATCTGAGCAACGATGCGGCGGCGGCCATCCTAGCCGAGCTCGATCGCAGCCGGCTGCGCCATCTGGTGGCCGCGCATCTGAGTCAGCAGAACAATTCGCCGGCGCTCGCGCAAACGGCGCTGTCGGCGGCATTGGGGGGAGGCGCGGGCGACGTGCTCGTCGCGTCTCAGGACGACGGCTTCGGCTGGCTCAGCCTGCGCTGACCTGACGTCGGCGGGCGCACGCATCCGCTGCGGCGTTACGGGCCCGGGCAAAGGGCCGTGAGGCCGCAGGAAAGTCGTGCTGAAGACGTAAAAAAACCGGCCCGCGGGCCGGTTTTTTTTCAGCTGATGCTGACGCGACTTACTGGCTTGCGCCCGAAGCCGGAGCAGCCGTCGCTGCCGAAGCAGCCGACGCCACAGCAGCAGCTGCATCGCTCGCAGCGGCAGCAACGCCCGAAGCCGCTTCCGAAGCAGCAGCGGCAACGCCCGAGGCAGCCGAAGCAGCGGCGGCGGTAGCGTCGCTAGCAGCCGACGAAGCAGCTTGCTCGGAGCTCTTGTTGCACGCAGCCAGTGCAACGGCAGCCAACAGGGAAGCTACGAGGAGGGATTTCTTCATGATCACGTCCTTTTATGGTTAAAGGTAAGCAACAGCGCGAAACGATACCGGTAATGTGCTCCAACACCGACCTGGGCCGCTGGTGGAGATGCACTTCTAGAGCGTGAATCTTCCCTACGGCTTGGGCGGAAATTATATGCACTTTCCTATCGACCGTCGACAAATGCGGGGTCAATACGTTGTCTTTCCCATACAAAAACACGCATTTGCATGGGTGTACGGCCGGGCAACTTTACTCCATGTTGCCCACCCGTATCCAGCCCGCACAATACCATTCGTGCAGCAAGGCTGTCATGGAGGGGGCCTGGGAGAGTGTTACAAACCGTTTCGCCTCCATCTGGCGCGTATCGGCCAGTTCCGGCAGCCATTTTGCCGCAGTTGCGAGCGGATACGCGTCACCGTTGATGAAGTACGAGCGCGCGTTATACAACAACGCCGCTTTCCTGTCGAGTCGGATGCCGCGGCGCGCGGCCTGGGCCGCGAACGCGGCTTCGCCCAGCCGCCGGGCAGGGGGCTCGAAAACGACGTTCGATTTTGGCTCGCTCAAGTAGCAGCCGAGAAAATCGCCAATATCGCGCTCGTCCCATTTGATCCCGGCGAGCATCGCGGCGACGCGCTCGACCATTGCCGAGGGCAGCATCGCCGGGGCGTCGACCGCGGACTGCGCCGGATCGCGGTACGGCGCGTCGTCGCGCGCGCCCGTGCGCAAGCCGCCGCGCTCGGCCAGGTGGTAGAGGAACTGTGTGCGCAATTCGCCTGCGGACGGGGCTCTGAAGCCGATCGAGCACGTCATGCACTCGCCGATCGCGACGCCGTCGTGCGCGACGTGCGGCGGCAGATACAGCATGTCGCCGGGTTCGAGCACCCATTCGTCGGTCGGCTCGAAGTGCTCGAGGACCTTGAGCGGCAATCCTTCCTGCAGCGACAGATCCCGCTGCGCGCCGATCCGCCAGCGGCGCTTGCCGTGCACCTGAAGCAGGAACACGTCGTACGAGTCGAAATGCGGGCCGACGCCGCCGCCGTCCGTCGCGTACGAGATCATCAGGTCGTCGAGGCGTGCGTCCGGAATGAAGCGAAAACGCTCGAGCAGCGAGCGTGCGCGGTCGTCATGCAAATCGAGCCCCTGCACGAGGAGCGTCCATTCGCGGCGCTTCGCGGACGGCAGATTCTCTGGCTCGAACGGACCGTGCTCCAGTTGCCATCTGTTACGAAAATGGGTGATGAGCCGCGACTCGACGTCGTAGTCGCTCGCGAGCTCGAACAGCGCGTCGCGTGACAGCGGCGGTGCGATGTCGGGAATGGCCTGGCGAATGAGGAGCGGCTTTTTCTGCCAATATCGGCGCATGAATTGCGCAGGCGTGAGATTGCCGAGAAGCTGAGTCGGCACCTCGGACAGCGGCGCGCGGGTGCGTTCGCGCACACGGCCGGACGGTTCGGGTGGTGGCCGTTTGGGCATCGTATAATGACTGTTGTACTTGGGAGAATTGGATGAAAATTGCAAAAAACACTGTCGTATCGGTCGCTTACAAGCTGTCGGATGCGCAAGGCAATCTGATCGAGGAGAGCGATGAGCCGATGGTTTATCTGCACGGCGGCTATGATGGCACGTTCCCCAAGATCGAGGAACAACTCGACGGCCAGGAACCCGGCTATCAAGCGCAAATCCAGTTGGAGCCGCAGGATGCGTTCGGCGATTACGATCCTGAACTCGTGAAGATCGAGCCGCGCGACCGTTTTCCCGAGCCGCTCGAAGTCGGTATGCAGTTCGAAGGCACGCCGGAAGACGGTGACGAGGAAATCGACTCGCTGGTCTACACCGTGACCGATATCGCGGAGGACAAGGTCGTCCTCGACGGCAATCACCCGCTCGCCGGAATGGCGCTGCGCTTCTCGTTGACCGTCAAGGACGTGCGCGAAGCGACGGAAGACGAGATCGAACATGAGCACGCGCACGGCGCGGAGGGGCTCGAAATCGTCGACGAGGACGATGACGACGAAAACGACAACGACGGCAACGGTTCAGTGCGCACCCTGCATTGAGCCGGGCGGGGGGCGCCTGGCGGCTGGCCAGGTGTCGCGCCTGACGCACGGTGATCGTAATGGTCGTCGTGCGCGCCATGCCATTCATCATAGCCGGGCGGCTCCGCGCCGCTCGCACCTGAATCCGGTAACGTCGGCGGTGCCGGAATCTCCGGCATCTCGGGCAGCGGCGTGTCGTCATGCGGCACGACAGGCAGCGCAGGCGGTTGAGGCAGATGCTTCGGCACGGTCTGCACGCTCACGTTGAACATCGGCTGCTTCGCCGGGTCGACGCCGATCCGCACCCATTGATTCAGACGCGCGCGC
Proteins encoded in this region:
- a CDS encoding cupin domain-containing protein; translation: MRERTRAPLSEVPTQLLGNLTPAQFMRRYWQKKPLLIRQAIPDIAPPLSRDALFELASDYDVESRLITHFRNRWQLEHGPFEPENLPSAKRREWTLLVQGLDLHDDRARSLLERFRFIPDARLDDLMISYATDGGGVGPHFDSYDVFLLQVHGKRRWRIGAQRDLSLQEGLPLKVLEHFEPTDEWVLEPGDMLYLPPHVAHDGVAIGECMTCSIGFRAPSAGELRTQFLYHLAERGGLRTGARDDAPYRDPAQSAVDAPAMLPSAMVERVAAMLAGIKWDERDIGDFLGCYLSEPKSNVVFEPPARRLGEAAFAAQAARRGIRLDRKAALLYNARSYFINGDAYPLATAAKWLPELADTRQMEAKRFVTLSQAPSMTALLHEWYCAGWIRVGNME
- a CDS encoding MBL fold metallo-hydrolase, yielding MRFASLGSGSEGNALVVEASNGATTTRVLLDCGFSAKELERRLARLDLRVDELDAILVTHEHGDHVGCALTLARRASLPLYMSWGTARAVGADDADVDLHVLWSGDEAALGDLCVLPYTVPHDAREPLQFVFSDGAARLGVLTDVGMSTPHIGAVLGGCDGLVLEANHDVAMLAASRYPASLKARIGGPRGHLSNDAAAAILAELDRSRLRHLVAAHLSQQNNSPALAQTALSAALGGGAGDVLVASQDDGFGWLSLR
- a CDS encoding FKBP-type peptidyl-prolyl cis-trans isomerase; this translates as MKIAKNTVVSVAYKLSDAQGNLIEESDEPMVYLHGGYDGTFPKIEEQLDGQEPGYQAQIQLEPQDAFGDYDPELVKIEPRDRFPEPLEVGMQFEGTPEDGDEEIDSLVYTVTDIAEDKVVLDGNHPLAGMALRFSLTVKDVREATEDEIEHEHAHGAEGLEIVDEDDDDENDNDGNGSVRTLH
- the bamC gene encoding outer membrane protein assembly factor BamC, which produces MKHSAFSSRAIQISVLALALGALAGCDTLNDYLAPDRVNYKSTGSAPPLQVPQDLTAVPLSPSYVAPPTNSGLGSAPTRAVTAAGNTTEGQPSAQDPFGMHVERDGDRRWLVVDGRTPEQLWPQLKEFWQDNGFVLKTDAPSTGIMATDWAENRANIPDDWFRRTIGRVIDFAYSSGTRDRFRTLVTRTSGGNTDISITHSAMEEKLTGAQGGTSSRWEERPRNPVLEAVFLAKLMEKFGLTDAQAKQLLADARPATAPATVVGTDAGASTLDLAESFDRAWLRVGLALDRTNFTVDNRDRAKGLYYVRYANSMEELKRDGLFGKLFYGGPTAAKQGKEFLVNVRPQGDAKTQVAVVDANGQIDSSSDAQRLISLLHAQLN